A genomic stretch from Desulfohalobium retbaense DSM 5692 includes:
- a CDS encoding ABC transporter permease gives MKTKSTWQRFKDSYILYSFFRDPVAIISCVILVTLTIVAFTAPVSAPYDPYDTSSISILDAELPPVWMDGGDTNFLLGTDDQGRDLLSTMIYGMRVSIIIGLCAVALQAVLGVIIGLVAGYFGGKLDSFFMRLADVQLSFSYLMVAIFVSAVLQAAIGVGRFEEIAVPFLIVVIGLAQWPQYARTVRASVLAEKKKEYVEASRVIGLRSNRIMWRHILPNCLSPIFVLSTIQVANAIMSEAALSFLGLGMPPHKPSLGSLINIGFEYMLSGSWWITAFPGFLLVVLILVINLLGDWLRDVLNPKLYKG, from the coding sequence ATGAAGACGAAGAGTACTTGGCAACGGTTTAAGGATTCCTACATCCTGTACAGTTTTTTTCGGGATCCGGTGGCGATTATCAGTTGTGTCATTTTGGTGACACTGACAATCGTCGCTTTTACTGCCCCGGTTTCCGCCCCGTATGATCCGTATGATACGTCGAGCATAAGCATCCTCGATGCCGAATTGCCGCCGGTATGGATGGACGGCGGCGATACCAATTTCCTTCTGGGGACCGACGATCAAGGCCGCGATCTGCTTTCAACCATGATCTACGGCATGCGCGTCTCGATTATCATCGGTCTGTGCGCGGTGGCCCTCCAGGCCGTGCTCGGGGTCATAATTGGACTTGTGGCCGGCTATTTCGGGGGGAAGCTGGATTCGTTTTTTATGCGCTTGGCTGACGTGCAACTCTCGTTTTCCTACCTCATGGTCGCTATTTTCGTCAGTGCGGTCCTGCAGGCCGCCATCGGAGTGGGGCGGTTTGAAGAGATAGCGGTCCCGTTTTTGATTGTTGTCATCGGGCTGGCCCAATGGCCGCAATACGCCCGGACCGTTCGGGCCTCGGTGCTGGCGGAAAAGAAAAAAGAATATGTCGAGGCCTCCCGGGTCATCGGGTTGCGCTCCAACAGGATCATGTGGCGCCATATTCTGCCCAACTGTCTTTCGCCGATCTTTGTCTTGTCCACCATTCAAGTCGCGAATGCGATCATGAGCGAAGCCGCACTCTCGTTTCTCGGGTTGGGCATGCCGCCGCATAAACCGTCGCTGGGCTCGTTGATCAATATTGGCTTTGAATACATGCTCAGCGGATCGTGGTGGATCACCGCCTTTCCCGGATTCTTGCTGGTGGTTTTGATTCTGGTCATCAACCTGCTCGGTGACTGGTTGCGCGATGTCCTCAACCCCAAGCTGTATAAGGGATAG
- a CDS encoding ABC transporter ATP-binding protein, protein MREKFTVSLDKVLRVESLVKHFDISGGLLDQLQWENGRLRRQYTTVKALNDVDFSIFPGETFSVVGESGCGKSTLGRAVLGLHGPNSGKVFYRGERIDHLTPKQMLPYRQKMQMVFQDPYASLNPRMTVQQILEEPVVFHNPGMRPNEVKDKVAAIMQQVGVDPAWSYRYPHEFSGGQRQRISIARALMVDPEFVVADEPISALDVSIQAQILNLLMDAQEQHGLTYLFITHDLSVVEHFSTRVAVMYLGTICELARTEDLFSHPRHPYTQALLSAIPRLGRVGSSHIKLKGEVPTPIHLPSGCVFHGRCPHMRPVCQEEIPRLIDLENGTRIACHGVEQGWV, encoded by the coding sequence ATGCGAGAAAAATTCACGGTTTCCTTGGATAAAGTCCTGCGCGTGGAATCTTTGGTCAAGCACTTCGATATTTCCGGAGGGCTTCTGGACCAGTTGCAATGGGAAAACGGCCGGCTCCGGCGCCAGTACACCACGGTCAAGGCGCTCAATGATGTCGACTTTTCGATTTTTCCCGGAGAAACATTCAGTGTGGTCGGTGAAAGCGGATGTGGAAAATCGACCTTGGGCCGGGCAGTGCTGGGACTGCACGGACCCAATAGTGGGAAAGTATTCTACCGCGGAGAACGGATCGATCACTTGACGCCAAAGCAGATGTTGCCCTACCGGCAGAAAATGCAAATGGTCTTTCAGGATCCCTACGCTTCACTTAATCCCCGAATGACGGTGCAGCAGATCCTCGAAGAGCCGGTCGTCTTTCACAATCCCGGGATGCGGCCCAATGAGGTCAAGGATAAAGTCGCCGCAATCATGCAGCAGGTCGGGGTCGATCCAGCCTGGTCGTATCGGTATCCCCACGAATTTTCCGGCGGTCAGCGCCAACGTATCAGCATCGCCCGTGCGTTGATGGTTGATCCAGAATTTGTCGTCGCCGACGAACCGATTTCAGCCCTGGATGTCTCTATCCAGGCCCAGATCCTGAATTTGTTGATGGACGCCCAGGAACAGCACGGTCTGACATACCTGTTCATCACCCATGACCTTTCGGTCGTGGAGCATTTCAGCACCCGGGTGGCTGTCATGTATCTGGGGACGATTTGCGAGCTGGCGCGGACTGAGGATCTTTTTTCCCATCCCCGGCACCCCTATACCCAAGCCCTGCTCAGCGCCATTCCGCGTCTGGGACGCGTCGGGTCTTCCCATATCAAACTCAAGGGCGAAGTGCCGACGCCGATCCACTTGCCTTCTGGTTGCGTTTTTCACGGGCGGTGTCCTCACATGCGTCCAGTCTGTCAGGAGGAAATTCCGCGCCTTATTGATCTTGAAAACGGGACCCGGATTGCCTGCCACGGGGTGGAGCAGGGCTGGGTGTAA
- a CDS encoding ABC transporter permease, translating to MFAFIVRRIAQALLVMFIISIVGFAIKHNVGDPVRMITGISTSEAEREALREEMGLKDPVLVQYGRFLKNALHGDLGTSYFYQRPATSVILEKAPATIELVLASSLIIILFSVPLGIYAAIYPKRIFSRCIMGGSIVGVSLPVFLTAIVLIYIFSVELGWLPSFGRGDTVNIGGWETGLLTWDGIKHLILPAVSLSSIMLPLFIRLIRSEMMEVLESEYIKFAWAKGLKKYRIWFVHAFKNTLLPVITVGGVQLGITIAFTILTETVFQWQGLGFLFMEAVERSDTSLLVAYLVFVGLVMVVVNTLVDIIYGWVNPQVRLAGAK from the coding sequence ATGTTTGCCTTTATCGTCAGGCGAATCGCCCAGGCATTGCTGGTCATGTTTATTATCAGCATCGTAGGATTCGCCATCAAGCACAATGTCGGCGACCCGGTGCGCATGATAACCGGAATTTCTACTTCCGAGGCCGAACGTGAAGCCTTGCGGGAAGAAATGGGGCTCAAGGATCCGGTGCTGGTGCAGTACGGCCGGTTTTTGAAAAATGCTCTGCACGGAGATCTCGGTACCTCCTATTTCTACCAGCGTCCTGCCACGAGTGTTATTTTGGAGAAGGCCCCTGCGACTATTGAACTTGTGCTGGCCAGTAGTTTAATCATTATTCTTTTTTCCGTGCCCTTGGGGATATACGCTGCGATTTATCCAAAACGTATTTTTTCACGATGTATTATGGGAGGGAGTATCGTCGGTGTCTCTCTCCCAGTCTTTTTGACGGCCATCGTATTAATCTACATTTTTTCTGTTGAACTGGGTTGGTTGCCCTCATTTGGCCGGGGAGACACAGTTAATATCGGCGGCTGGGAAACCGGCCTGCTGACATGGGATGGAATCAAGCATCTTATTCTTCCGGCAGTCTCGCTTTCCTCAATCATGTTGCCCTTATTTATTCGTTTAATCCGTTCCGAGATGATGGAAGTTCTGGAATCGGAATATATTAAATTTGCATGGGCTAAAGGGTTGAAAAAATATAGAATATGGTTTGTGCATGCCTTCAAGAATACGCTGCTGCCGGTCATTACAGTCGGCGGAGTCCAGCTCGGCATTACCATTGCCTTTACTATTCTGACGGAGACGGTCTTTCAATGGCAAGGTCTGGGCTTCTTGTTTATGGAAGCCGTGGAAAGAAGTGATACGTCACTGCTGGTTGCCTATCTTGTCTTTGTTGGTCTCGTGATGGTCGTTGTGAACACGTTAGTGGATATCATTTATGGATGGGTCAATCCCCAAGTACGTTTGGCGGGGGCAAAATGA
- a CDS encoding ABC transporter ATP-binding protein — MTKLLEVNDLVVNFALRFGDLTALNGISFDVDSGERLGLVGESGAGKSVAGFSIINLISKPGYIASGAVLFEGRDISALSTEQMRHIRGNRISMIFQDPMMTLNPVLTIGTQMVETLKAHRPKISRQEAERIALEKLSQVYIPSPEKRLQQYPHEFSGGMRQRIVIAISLLTDPALIIADEPTTALDVTIQAEIMDLLMELCTTQKMGLILITHDLGVVSQTTQKIAVMYAGKIVESGPTHDVVAAPKHPYTQGLISALPQGLHGGKRLNQIPGSMPNLTSIPPGCSFHPRCTHAMDICIQHTPELQTDETGSRQVACHLYG, encoded by the coding sequence ATGACCAAATTACTCGAAGTCAACGATCTTGTCGTCAACTTCGCGTTGCGCTTTGGCGATCTGACGGCCCTGAACGGCATCAGTTTCGATGTCGATTCCGGAGAGCGGTTGGGGCTCGTTGGTGAAAGCGGCGCCGGGAAATCTGTGGCGGGGTTTTCGATTATTAACCTGATCAGCAAACCTGGGTACATCGCCTCAGGGGCAGTGCTCTTCGAAGGCCGGGATATCAGTGCATTGTCTACGGAGCAGATGCGCCATATTCGCGGCAATCGCATCAGCATGATTTTTCAGGACCCGATGATGACCCTCAATCCGGTGCTGACGATCGGAACCCAGATGGTGGAGACCCTCAAAGCACACCGGCCAAAGATTTCCAGGCAGGAAGCGGAACGGATTGCCCTGGAAAAGTTGAGTCAGGTCTATATCCCGTCTCCGGAAAAACGGTTGCAGCAATACCCCCATGAGTTTTCAGGAGGGATGCGGCAGCGCATTGTCATTGCCATTTCTCTGCTGACAGACCCGGCTTTGATCATTGCCGACGAACCGACGACAGCTCTGGATGTGACCATTCAGGCCGAAATCATGGACCTGTTGATGGAGTTGTGTACGACGCAGAAGATGGGGTTGATCCTGATCACCCACGATCTCGGGGTCGTTTCGCAGACGACGCAGAAAATTGCGGTTATGTATGCCGGGAAGATCGTGGAGTCCGGTCCGACACATGATGTGGTCGCGGCTCCTAAGCACCCCTATACCCAGGGACTGATCAGCGCCTTGCCCCAGGGGCTGCACGGTGGGAAACGGTTGAACCAGATACCAGGCTCCATGCCGAATTTGACCTCTATTCCGCCGGGATGTTCCTTTCACCCCCGCTGCACACACGCTATGGATATATGCATCCAGCACACGCCGGAACTGCAAACAGATGAAACCGGTAGCCGCCAAGTGGCATGCCATTTGTACGGATAG
- a CDS encoding ABC transporter substrate-binding protein, with the protein MKRVLCILSVLIFSILLVGSVQAKTLRLAMDADPYSLDPHVQLSGGMLQYSHLVFDPLVRWTKDMEFEPRLATSWERIDATTMRFHLREGVTFHSGNPFTAKDVVWTLKRLKKSPDFKGLFEPFEGAKAVDQYTVDVVTKKPYPLLLNMATYIFPMDSEFYTGEDKNGNPKDAIKKIGYTFANTHESGTGKYKVVERQQGVKVVYEAYDNYWDEDSGNVDKIILTPIKKDSTRVAALLSGDVDFIMPVPPQDYDRLEKRDGIDLVTMSGSRVITFQLNQERRPEFANKKVRQAIVHAVNNVGIAQKIMEGRATPAAQQAPEGFASYQPELTPRHDVAKAKELMKEAGYPDGFECSMIAPNNRYVKDEKIAQAVAAMLSKIGIKANLTTMPKAQYWNKFDAQVADIQMIGWHPDTEDSANYTEFLLMCPNKETGYGQYNSGNYCNKEVDQFILDAQTETDQEKRTAMLKKVERILYEDAAFVPLHWQHLSWAGKDNLKIEPIVNKQNFPYFGDLVIQ; encoded by the coding sequence ATGAAGAGGGTCCTATGTATTTTGAGTGTGCTGATTTTCAGCATACTCCTGGTCGGGAGTGTTCAGGCGAAGACGTTGCGCTTAGCCATGGACGCAGATCCCTATTCCTTGGATCCCCATGTGCAGCTGTCTGGCGGCATGCTCCAGTATTCCCATCTGGTCTTTGACCCGTTGGTGCGCTGGACCAAGGATATGGAATTCGAACCCCGCCTGGCCACGAGCTGGGAACGTATCGATGCGACCACCATGCGCTTCCACCTGCGCGAAGGGGTCACCTTCCATTCCGGCAACCCGTTTACGGCCAAGGATGTTGTCTGGACATTGAAACGCTTAAAGAAAAGCCCGGATTTCAAAGGCTTGTTTGAACCATTCGAGGGAGCCAAAGCGGTGGACCAATACACCGTGGATGTGGTGACCAAAAAACCTTATCCTTTGCTGTTGAACATGGCGACCTATATTTTCCCCATGGACAGCGAGTTCTACACCGGTGAGGACAAGAACGGCAATCCGAAGGACGCGATCAAGAAGATCGGCTACACCTTTGCCAACACCCACGAGTCCGGTACCGGGAAGTACAAGGTTGTTGAGCGGCAGCAGGGCGTCAAGGTCGTCTACGAGGCCTACGACAACTATTGGGACGAGGACAGCGGCAATGTCGACAAGATTATCCTCACGCCGATCAAAAAGGACTCCACCCGCGTGGCGGCCCTTCTTTCCGGCGACGTGGATTTCATCATGCCTGTGCCGCCGCAGGATTACGACCGGCTGGAAAAACGGGATGGCATCGATCTGGTGACCATGTCCGGTAGCCGGGTGATCACGTTCCAGCTGAACCAGGAACGCCGCCCTGAATTTGCGAACAAGAAAGTGCGCCAGGCCATTGTCCATGCCGTGAACAACGTCGGCATTGCCCAGAAGATCATGGAAGGCCGGGCCACTCCGGCCGCGCAGCAGGCCCCGGAAGGGTTTGCCAGCTACCAGCCTGAGCTGACGCCGCGCCACGATGTGGCCAAGGCCAAGGAACTCATGAAGGAAGCCGGCTATCCCGACGGCTTTGAGTGCTCCATGATTGCCCCGAACAATCGGTACGTCAAAGACGAAAAGATCGCTCAGGCTGTGGCGGCCATGCTCTCCAAGATCGGGATCAAGGCCAATCTGACCACCATGCCCAAGGCCCAGTACTGGAACAAGTTCGACGCCCAGGTGGCCGACATTCAAATGATCGGCTGGCACCCGGACACCGAGGATTCGGCCAATTACACCGAATTCCTGCTCATGTGCCCGAACAAGGAAACCGGATACGGCCAATACAACAGCGGCAACTACTGCAACAAGGAAGTCGATCAGTTCATTCTGGACGCCCAGACCGAGACCGATCAGGAGAAGCGGACCGCCATGCTGAAGAAGGTGGAGCGGATCCTCTATGAAGATGCTGCGTTCGTGCCCTTGCACTGGCAGCACCTCTCCTGGGCCGGCAAGGACAATCTGAAGATCGAGCCCATCGTGAATAAGCAGAATTTCCCATATTTCGGGGACCTGGTTATCCAGTAA
- the aat gene encoding leucyl/phenylalanyl-tRNA--protein transferase codes for MPVFQLYDAPVFPHPDLAEEDGLLALGGDLSVPRLLQAYAWTVFPWYSEETPLLWWSPDPRLVLFCDEFHMPRSLRRTLNKGEFRLSVDQSFEQIIQGCARAKRPEGEGTWLTPEMIDAYSELHRQGHAHCVATWQGEELVGGIYGVALGRIFYGESMFYSVPNASKAALVALVQVLRERGFTAMDCQQTTAHMLRFGAREIPRGQLLHLVQKGLEETRVQGSPWGGEGLLRWVPSRRQFRPEEGWRER; via the coding sequence ATGCCCGTGTTCCAATTGTACGACGCGCCCGTCTTTCCGCACCCTGATCTGGCGGAGGAGGATGGGCTGCTTGCTCTTGGGGGCGATTTGAGCGTGCCGCGCCTTTTGCAGGCTTACGCCTGGACCGTTTTTCCTTGGTACAGCGAAGAGACACCGTTGTTGTGGTGGTCGCCAGACCCCAGACTGGTGCTGTTTTGCGATGAGTTCCACATGCCTCGAAGTCTGCGACGAACGTTGAATAAGGGAGAGTTTCGCCTGAGTGTGGATCAAAGCTTTGAGCAGATCATCCAGGGGTGTGCCAGGGCCAAACGACCGGAAGGAGAAGGCACTTGGCTGACCCCGGAGATGATTGACGCCTATAGTGAACTTCACAGACAGGGGCACGCCCATTGTGTAGCGACCTGGCAGGGGGAAGAACTGGTCGGCGGAATTTACGGGGTCGCTCTGGGGCGGATCTTTTACGGGGAATCCATGTTCTATAGTGTGCCAAACGCCTCCAAGGCCGCTTTGGTCGCCTTGGTCCAGGTCCTGCGGGAGCGGGGCTTTACGGCTATGGATTGTCAGCAAACCACCGCGCACATGCTCCGTTTCGGCGCCCGAGAGATTCCCCGGGGGCAGCTGTTGCATCTTGTGCAAAAGGGGCTTGAGGAAACCAGAGTGCAGGGTTCTCCCTGGGGAGGAGAAGGGCTGTTGCGCTGGGTTCCCTCCAGGCGACAATTTCGACCGGAGGAAGGCTGGAGGGAGAGGTAA
- a CDS encoding tetratricopeptide repeat protein, whose product MTSFPLFQARSAFRGDQHHCHVFGPGWMRWVPLLFVFCLALPLPGWAQQSGDSSFAQWLQEHAAYDVLSQELAKQSPTPETFFKRVRLALQRGQPEQARSLLQSYGSFDTASLEGQRLWLLAQASRMEQKWIQALLEYSQAGDHWDTATLQSRFTAEHNMRAFWQDTWRLWFWDHFNGARPLANSGQKQLLLQAASQGQQVWPESAFWKDLTSAWPDSDWEARNTFSLNGRSFPSTTVPGADRDTITKALAAVALTRPDLAREGVQAISTLPVRQFWEQVIAAFHNNAPEKTTSLTDQMQHPQTASFWQLYGPALTSLPTADTRLSNPEESFWTPFHTSLTQSPPEKALQRLEQELGSSLLSDSLVQTLHSHALGYALVADAEEAAKRHWKTLNHANLPVPLRAAALLADLPESETVFSDQPERAGQGQLLAVLANAGGQNPAPLFQAPFWIRLKATDQLEAAATQWPLDRGLVYAVNALQWAQAEASSPGRAQRLALLFPRTRAGQEAALDLARKAHTAKNPHRAWRYLSRLSPDHLATSQRIPYWEARAGLEMELGREEEALDSYATLLEMAPGRLAPEKHLKLALLAQRKNRWNWAQSQLTTLWEQKNKLSVKLQAETLFWMAEGFQYQKKMDQALTAYLRVAYAYPGQNIWAVTAMYRAALIYEQNKQFVPAGNLLQEVIKRADRESQKEAAQDRLDGIRARSGQQESSTIAPEFLF is encoded by the coding sequence ATGACTTCTTTTCCTCTTTTCCAAGCCCGTAGCGCATTTCGGGGGGACCAACACCACTGCCACGTTTTCGGTCCTGGTTGGATGCGATGGGTTCCCCTGCTCTTTGTGTTCTGTCTCGCGCTCCCCCTGCCCGGATGGGCTCAGCAAAGCGGGGATTCTTCCTTTGCCCAATGGTTGCAGGAACACGCGGCATACGATGTTTTGAGCCAGGAATTGGCCAAGCAGAGCCCGACCCCGGAAACCTTTTTCAAACGGGTCCGGTTAGCCCTGCAACGTGGCCAACCCGAACAAGCCCGTTCACTATTGCAGTCTTACGGGAGTTTTGACACCGCCTCGCTGGAAGGACAACGACTCTGGCTTCTGGCTCAGGCCTCCCGGATGGAGCAAAAGTGGATCCAAGCTCTATTGGAATACAGCCAGGCCGGGGACCATTGGGACACTGCGACACTGCAATCCCGCTTCACAGCCGAACACAATATGCGCGCCTTCTGGCAGGACACTTGGAGATTGTGGTTCTGGGACCATTTTAACGGTGCTCGTCCGCTGGCCAATTCCGGGCAAAAACAATTGCTGCTCCAGGCGGCCAGTCAGGGACAACAGGTGTGGCCGGAAAGCGCTTTCTGGAAAGACCTCACTTCAGCTTGGCCCGATTCCGATTGGGAAGCCAGGAACACATTTTCCCTCAATGGCCGCTCCTTTCCCAGCACCACTGTGCCTGGAGCGGACCGGGACACTATCACCAAGGCTCTGGCCGCTGTTGCTCTGACTCGTCCAGACCTTGCCCGGGAAGGGGTCCAGGCCATCTCTACCCTACCGGTTCGTCAATTTTGGGAGCAGGTCATTGCCGCCTTTCACAATAACGCTCCAGAGAAAACCACTTCCCTGACCGATCAAATGCAACACCCTCAAACGGCCAGCTTCTGGCAATTGTACGGCCCCGCCCTTACTTCGCTCCCGACCGCAGACACGCGTCTGTCCAATCCCGAGGAATCGTTTTGGACGCCATTTCATACGAGTTTGACCCAAAGTCCTCCAGAGAAAGCCCTGCAACGCCTCGAACAGGAATTGGGATCCAGTCTGCTCTCAGACTCCCTCGTCCAGACGCTCCACAGCCACGCCCTGGGCTACGCCCTGGTCGCCGACGCTGAGGAAGCCGCCAAACGCCACTGGAAGACCTTGAACCACGCCAATCTGCCTGTCCCCCTCCGCGCCGCAGCGCTCCTGGCCGACCTGCCTGAATCCGAAACGGTTTTTTCGGACCAGCCCGAACGGGCCGGTCAAGGCCAGCTTCTGGCAGTTCTGGCCAACGCCGGCGGGCAAAATCCCGCCCCACTTTTTCAAGCCCCCTTCTGGATCCGCCTCAAGGCCACGGACCAGCTTGAAGCCGCGGCCACGCAGTGGCCCCTGGATCGCGGGCTTGTCTACGCCGTCAATGCCCTGCAATGGGCCCAGGCCGAGGCCTCTTCTCCAGGAAGGGCCCAACGGTTGGCTTTGCTCTTTCCCCGGACCCGGGCCGGACAAGAAGCTGCCCTGGACTTGGCCCGCAAAGCCCATACGGCCAAAAATCCGCACCGGGCCTGGCGTTATCTGTCCCGGCTCTCCCCGGATCATCTCGCCACCTCCCAACGCATTCCCTATTGGGAGGCCCGGGCTGGATTGGAAATGGAACTGGGCCGGGAAGAAGAGGCCCTGGACTCCTATGCGACCTTATTGGAAATGGCTCCCGGTCGTCTCGCTCCAGAAAAACATCTCAAACTGGCGCTGCTCGCTCAGCGGAAAAATCGCTGGAATTGGGCTCAGTCTCAGTTGACGACCCTTTGGGAGCAAAAAAACAAGCTTTCCGTCAAACTCCAAGCCGAAACCTTGTTCTGGATGGCTGAAGGCTTCCAATACCAAAAGAAAATGGACCAGGCGCTCACCGCATATCTGCGCGTGGCGTACGCGTATCCCGGCCAGAATATCTGGGCGGTCACCGCCATGTACCGCGCCGCGCTGATCTACGAGCAAAACAAGCAATTCGTCCCTGCCGGCAATCTCCTCCAGGAAGTCATCAAACGGGCCGATCGGGAGAGCCAGAAAGAAGCCGCCCAAGACCGGCTCGACGGGATACGCGCCCGTTCCGGGCAGCAGGAATCTTCGACGATTGCCCCGGAATTTCTGTTTTAA
- a CDS encoding MgtC/SapB family protein, with protein MGIDIFPPHWLEIVVKIFLAAFVGAVIGFEREKHGQAAGFRTNTLVCLSACLLMLLSVHIAQMYAHLSSDSVVRIDPGRIASYAIAGMGFLGAGAIIKGKGAVRGLTTAASLWMVTALGLAIGAGFIFPALIALGVSLPVLYSLNFFKFTVCHDEYTILIISCSNKESDPLPALRATLNKYPDIRILFVNFKEDVQLKQTEYRLRLLSTDCVPWGHVFRELRQLPMVLSIGWQESDVP; from the coding sequence ATGGGGATAGATATTTTTCCGCCACATTGGTTGGAAATCGTGGTCAAAATCTTTTTGGCCGCTTTTGTCGGAGCGGTTATCGGGTTTGAGCGAGAAAAACACGGACAGGCAGCTGGCTTTCGGACCAACACTCTAGTCTGTCTCTCGGCGTGTCTGCTGATGTTGTTGTCCGTGCATATCGCCCAGATGTACGCCCATTTGAGTTCCGATTCCGTGGTCCGGATCGATCCGGGACGAATCGCTTCGTACGCCATCGCTGGCATGGGGTTTCTGGGCGCCGGCGCCATTATCAAGGGGAAAGGCGCGGTGCGGGGGCTGACCACGGCAGCCAGCTTGTGGATGGTCACCGCCCTGGGGCTGGCCATTGGGGCTGGTTTTATTTTTCCCGCCCTTATCGCTTTGGGCGTGAGCCTGCCGGTCCTGTACAGTTTGAATTTCTTCAAGTTCACGGTCTGTCACGATGAATATACAATCCTCATTATTTCCTGCAGCAATAAAGAGAGCGATCCTCTGCCCGCTTTACGGGCGACACTGAATAAGTATCCGGACATCCGGATTCTTTTTGTAAATTTTAAAGAGGACGTGCAGCTGAAACAGACCGAGTACCGGCTACGGCTGTTGAGCACGGACTGCGTCCCGTGGGGCCATGTTTTTCGGGAATTGCGGCAGTTGCCTATGGTTTTGAGCATCGGGTGGCAGGAAAGCGACGTCCCCTGA
- a CDS encoding ATP-binding protein, producing MKCKRCKEPAVVALPSHHTGFCEPCFLQFFQRQVKRAIKEERLFTPEDRILVAVSGGKDSLALLWQLRDLGYNVHGLHVDLGIPDSSDRAKTAIAAFCDQQAIPLHIVSTEEAGVAIPDLAERIDQPVCSFCGKIKRHFFNTYAVEHGFNVLATGHNLDDEVSRLFANTLGWKTDYLATQGPLLPADNGFARKVKPLYRHSEFETAAFCFLKGIEHVKAPCPYSQGASFTLYKKLLNDLETEQPGRKLFFYQEFLRRAKNSFQDHAPKHPPIAPCIRCGAPTSAEICSVCRLRNKLATT from the coding sequence ATGAAATGCAAACGGTGTAAAGAACCTGCAGTCGTGGCCTTGCCCAGCCACCACACCGGATTCTGCGAACCGTGTTTCTTGCAGTTCTTTCAGCGCCAGGTCAAACGCGCCATCAAGGAAGAACGTCTGTTCACTCCTGAAGACCGGATTCTTGTGGCTGTGAGCGGGGGCAAAGATTCGCTGGCCCTTTTGTGGCAACTCCGTGACCTTGGCTACAATGTCCACGGCCTCCACGTCGATCTGGGCATTCCTGACTCCTCGGACCGTGCCAAGACCGCCATTGCTGCCTTTTGCGATCAACAGGCCATCCCGCTGCACATCGTCTCCACCGAAGAGGCCGGCGTAGCCATTCCCGATCTCGCAGAGCGGATCGATCAACCGGTCTGCTCCTTTTGCGGCAAAATCAAGCGCCATTTTTTCAATACCTATGCTGTAGAACACGGCTTCAATGTGCTGGCCACAGGCCATAACCTGGACGATGAGGTCAGCCGGCTTTTCGCCAACACCCTGGGATGGAAGACCGATTATCTGGCCACCCAGGGTCCCCTTCTGCCTGCGGACAATGGTTTTGCTCGCAAAGTCAAACCACTGTACCGCCATTCTGAATTTGAAACAGCCGCCTTCTGTTTTCTCAAAGGCATCGAGCACGTCAAAGCCCCCTGCCCGTATAGCCAGGGGGCCTCATTTACGTTGTACAAAAAACTTCTCAATGATCTGGAAACCGAGCAACCCGGTCGCAAGCTCTTTTTCTACCAGGAATTTCTCCGCCGGGCTAAAAACTCTTTCCAAGACCATGCTCCCAAGCACCCCCCCATCGCCCCCTGTATCCGCTGTGGAGCTCCCACCTCGGCAGAAATCTGCAGCGTCTGCCGCCTGCGCAACAAGCTCGCAACAACCTGA